The following are from one region of the Leptolyngbya sp. CCY15150 genome:
- a CDS encoding radical SAM protein produces the protein MTAVWTAERLLFEPAVPHEDAIATIFAFPNEYTIGITSLGYQVVWATLAMRPDLQVSRLFTDGHDPLPQQPELLGLSLSWELDYVNVLTLLESLDLPIWSRDRSAPAPLIFGGGPVLTANPEPFADFFDVILLGDGELLLGDFIDAYKAVRHADRATQLRHLAQVPGVYVPSLYAVTYHSADGEIQAIAPLDSDLPTQVQKQTYRGNTLSTSTVVTEKAAWENIYMVEVVRSCPEMCRFCLASYLTLPFRTPSLEASLIPAIDRGLQVTDRLGLLGASVTQHPEFTDLLTHLNRPQYDHVRLSIASVRTNTVTQHLAETLVKHDSRSITIAVESGSDRLRQIVNKKLQNDEIVEAAIHAKAGGLSSLKLYGMVGIPGEEPEDIEATVAMMRSLKRAAPGLRLTLGCSTFVPKAHTPFQWFGVNRQAEKRLKSLQKHLRPQGMEFRPESYNWSVIQALISRGDRRIAPLLERVRHYGDSLGSYRRAFKDLRGTLPDLDFYVHDHWRTDQVLPWQHIQGPLPVATLEKHLDSATALFPSAAISETRDAIAP, from the coding sequence CCATCGGCATCACGAGTTTGGGCTATCAAGTGGTGTGGGCAACCTTAGCCATGCGCCCCGATCTCCAGGTGAGCCGCCTGTTTACCGATGGTCATGATCCCCTACCTCAGCAGCCAGAACTCCTAGGGCTCTCCCTTTCTTGGGAGTTAGATTACGTAAATGTACTGACGCTGCTCGAATCCCTCGATCTGCCCATCTGGAGCCGCGATCGCTCCGCCCCTGCCCCGCTCATTTTTGGCGGCGGCCCCGTCCTCACGGCCAACCCCGAACCCTTTGCCGATTTCTTTGATGTCATCTTGCTGGGGGATGGAGAACTGCTGCTCGGCGATTTCATTGATGCCTACAAAGCCGTGCGCCACGCCGATCGCGCCACCCAACTGCGTCACCTCGCCCAGGTTCCCGGTGTCTATGTGCCCAGCCTCTACGCCGTCACCTACCACAGTGCTGATGGCGAGATTCAGGCGATCGCTCCCCTCGACAGCGACTTGCCTACCCAGGTGCAAAAACAAACCTATCGCGGTAATACCCTATCCACCTCCACCGTGGTTACCGAGAAAGCCGCTTGGGAAAACATCTACATGGTGGAAGTGGTGCGCAGTTGCCCAGAGATGTGTCGCTTTTGCCTGGCTAGCTACCTCACCCTGCCGTTTCGCACTCCTAGTCTAGAAGCCTCTCTAATCCCCGCCATTGATCGGGGGCTACAGGTCACCGATCGCCTGGGTCTTCTCGGAGCATCGGTCACCCAGCATCCCGAGTTCACCGATCTGCTCACCCATCTCAACCGTCCCCAGTACGACCACGTTCGCCTCAGCATCGCCTCCGTGCGCACCAACACGGTCACCCAGCACCTGGCGGAAACCTTGGTGAAGCACGACAGCCGCTCGATCACCATCGCTGTGGAAAGCGGTAGCGATCGCCTCCGGCAGATTGTCAACAAAAAACTACAAAACGATGAAATTGTGGAAGCTGCTATTCACGCTAAAGCTGGTGGACTGAGTAGCTTGAAACTTTACGGTATGGTCGGCATCCCCGGAGAAGAGCCGGAGGACATCGAGGCCACGGTGGCCATGATGCGATCGCTGAAACGCGCTGCTCCGGGGCTACGCCTCACCCTAGGCTGCAGTACCTTCGTGCCCAAGGCCCACACGCCTTTTCAGTGGTTTGGCGTCAACCGCCAGGCCGAGAAGCGCCTCAAATCTCTCCAGAAGCATCTGCGCCCCCAGGGTATGGAATTTCGCCCGGAAAGCTATAACTGGTCGGTGATCCAAGCGCTGATCTCCCGAGGCGATCGCCGCATTGCTCCCTTGCTGGAACGGGTGCGCCACTATGGCGATTCCCTGGGCAGCTACCGCCGTGCTTTTAAGGATCTGCGCGGTACGTTGCCGGATCTGGACTTTTACGTTCATGATCATTGGCGCACCGACCAAGTGTTGCCCTGGCAGCACATTCAAGGGCCCCTCCCCGTGGCTACGCTGGAGAAACATCTGGACAGCGCCACCGCTCTCTTTCCCAGCGCAGCTATATCGGAAACTAGGGACGCGATCGCTCCTTAA
- a CDS encoding ribonuclease H-like domain-containing protein, with product MDFTDFQVLDEDLSDALLEQYLQAEAIAVDTETMGLLPWRDRLCLVQLCDPQRRGSVVRIAQGQQQAPNLKTLMEAVSVTKIFHFARFDVAALQHQLAIAVNPIFCTKIASKLARTYTSQHGLKSLVAELEQVELDKTAQSSDWGKVSTLSEAQLRYAANDVRYLVDVRLKLIEMLKREGRWQLAQDCFRCIPTFADLDLMHYSNIFEH from the coding sequence GTGGATTTTACAGACTTTCAGGTTTTGGATGAGGATCTATCGGATGCCCTGCTAGAGCAGTATCTGCAGGCGGAGGCGATCGCTGTGGATACCGAGACCATGGGGCTGTTGCCCTGGCGCGATCGCCTCTGTTTGGTGCAGCTTTGTGATCCCCAGCGACGGGGCTCGGTGGTGCGCATTGCCCAAGGGCAGCAGCAGGCTCCGAATCTGAAAACCTTGATGGAAGCTGTCTCGGTTACCAAAATTTTCCACTTTGCTCGTTTTGACGTGGCGGCGCTCCAGCATCAGTTGGCGATCGCCGTGAATCCGATTTTCTGCACCAAGATTGCCAGCAAGCTAGCCCGCACCTACACGTCTCAGCATGGCTTGAAGTCCTTGGTGGCCGAATTGGAACAGGTGGAGCTGGATAAAACTGCCCAAAGCTCTGACTGGGGCAAGGTCAGCACCTTGTCGGAGGCACAACTGCGCTACGCCGCTAATGATGTGCGCTATTTGGTGGACGTACGGCTGAAATTGATCGAGATGCTGAAGCGCGAGGGTCGCTGGCAACTCGCTCAGGATTGTTTCCGCTGCATTCCCACCTTTGCTGATTTAGATTTGATGCACTATTCCAATATTTTTGAGCATTAG